The DNA sequence acaaaggcagcagtgcagcccccaGCCACTGCCACCACCGGGTTCCCATGGGAACTGTCTGCAGCACCTGTGTGGTCCGGGTGTTTGGGTTATCGCATCCCCAACCACCACCTCTACAGGGACAGGAGGTGACACAGCCACTCCTGGGCGGCACCAGGGGTACCCAAATGGGGTTCAGACCCACCTGGGGGTGCAGGTGTGGGAGTCACCTCCAGAGTCACGTTATTGCCAAGGGGTGAGGACACAAAGGGGTAAGCCCAGGGGCGGTAGGAGCACCTGTAGGTGCCGCTGTCAGCTGGGGTCACcccaaagatggtgaaggtgGCTGTGCCCACCACATGGAGGTGCTGGCGCTGGATGGGGGCGTGAGCAGCCGTccttgtgcaggaggaaggtgGCCCCATAGTCCTTGTTCCAgcactggatggtgacattGGTCCCTATCTCCACACATTCCTCAGGGCTCAGGGAAATGCTGGGAGGCAGGAAATGTCGATCCGCATGAACGGAGGGTACAGCTGTGGGACACGGTCCTGTTGGGATCAACCAGAGccacctgctgtccccagggcccacacct is a window from the Meleagris gallopavo isolate NT-WF06-2002-E0010 breed Aviagen turkey brand Nicholas breeding stock unplaced genomic scaffold, Turkey_5.1 ChrUn_random_7180001872471, whole genome shotgun sequence genome containing:
- the LOC109364584 gene encoding LOW QUALITY PROTEIN: killer cell immunoglobulin-like receptor 3DL3 (The sequence of the model RefSeq protein was modified relative to this genomic sequence to represent the inferred CDS: deleted 1 base in 1 codon), giving the protein LVLTGVGPGDSRWLWLIPTGPCPTAVPSVHADRHFLPPSISLSPEECVEIGTNVTIQCWNKDYGATFLLHKDGCSAPIQRQHLHVVGTATFTIFGVTPADSGTYRCSYRPWAYPFVSSPLGNNVTLEVTPTPAPPGAADSSHGNPVVAVAGGCTAA